AGACCTGCAGGAAATGGAGAATCCCAAACAAGCAAGTTGGATTATGAGAAAAATATTTGATGCCAGGAAGATGCTGATCACGGGACTTGAAGACTTAAACTCACCCGAGGTCCAGGAGAAATTTAAAATAAGCAAAGCTTACAGAGCCCTTCAGCCAACCTGGCCAAAGGTACATTGGAAGAAATTGGTACTGTTGAAGGGATTGGTACCAAAACACCAATTCATTCTATGGTTAGCCATACAAAGAAAGCTGGCAACAGTCGATCGACTTCAAAAATGGGGCATACAAGTGGAAAAGAACTGTGTTTTATGTGAAACAGATGTGGAAGAGAACTTGGACCATTTATTCTTCCAATGCTCATACTCTCAATTCATTTGGAAAACTCTTATGACATGGATTGGGACCAGTAGGCAGATTGGCACTTGGGAATCAGAGATTACTTGGCTAGCACAACGGACTACAGGTAGAAATTCAACATGCATAGTCCTTGGAATTGTATTTGCAGCAGTAGTCTACCACATCTGGCAGGAAAGAAACAACAGAAGATTCCAACGACAACGAAAAGAGAAGACAGCAAGGGTTAGAGAAATAGTATTACTGCTACATATAATTGGCCAAAACTGTAAATGGAAAGGAGTCCTAGATACTCTAAATAGTTATCCATGCTAGTCATATGATGTACACACTGAGGGAAATTGTCCAGGAACAATTCTTGAGCCTGAGATAATGGACAGTGGGTAGAGTATATTAGAGATTATGTTTATGGACAAACCTGACTCTATAGTCCAAAGAGCAGGCCGTGTAACTATTTCCAACTGGTTGAAATAAAAATTCCTtttcgaccaaaaaaaaaaaaaaaaactaaagttaGTAGACTATTAAGTAATACTCAAGCAGCTAATCTGAGGATTAGTCTTTTTGAAGCTATTCACTCTCTATTAATAGTTATCTTGTGTTGCACGGTGGACGTCTAATGAAAGGAGTTAACAAGATTCACTTCCAAGAaatttccaacttaatgaaacaACGTCGACTTGCTTAATTTGAAGATGTGTCAAGTGAGTCTAAAAACTCTATTAAGCAACCTTaatgtataaaatatatattcTAATCAGAAAAGAATGTGTTTAACCAGCTAATTAATTTGTTAATCATATTTACTTTTTTCTCAGATTTAGTTTCATCCATATTAAAGTGAATATTTTTACTCATTAATTAAACTTTCTCGTGTTaataaagcaaaataaataataaaCTGAATCGAAGTTGTCACGTTTCAGAGAAACACTTTCCTTTCCACATGAAAGGGAGAATCACTTCAACAATTTTATGATATAGAAGTTACAAGatgattttaattttttgttcAACGGATATTGTGATATCagaaaatacaatatatattacaAGATAGAATATTAAACTTTTAACAAAAGGTTATCTTTTCCTAATTTTTAAAAAGTTGGACTTGAGATACTAAGGTTTGTTTTACATGTTCAGCATATATTGGAGAGAAAAGACCCGAAATTTTAATCATTGAGTTCGTCGAAAACCAATAAGACAAATACATTAAGACGGACAATTAGCTTTCAAGAAAAAGAGGCGGATCGATTTAAAATTTTTTGGTTCGTGATTTTAGTCCTTCAAAGTTATTGAGTTCTAAATtgataatttgtacatattatttagtatattttttaataaaaatataaGGCTTTGGACCAGAGCTGCTTGGTTCGACCAAACTCGTAACTGAGGAGCTAGCTTCGCCCCTGATAAATTACACTGTCATTTATCCTTTTCTTATTGAATCTAACTTCTATATACTGATGGTGTAAAATACGTTATCAACTCACTTAATTTAAAGATAATCAAAGATAGGTATTCGTAATAGTGACATTTATTGTTTGCAAAATAAGGCAAGTCATGATTACAACTGATAGATTGCAATATTGCTTGTGCAAAGGTTCATTTACACTGTTAGTGATATTAGTATTATCGtatgattttttattttaaacttGCACATATATTTAACACATATATAACTCATGCGAAGAACCAAATGATTACATGTTCACTATTTCCCATTTTCTTCTCTACCTAGTATTCTCTCAAACATGTCTACATTTGACAAATCTAAACTGATTAGCATTTCCAAAACAGTGCTGATATGTGGTTTAGTCCTATACTTAGGCTTTATTATCTTTTACAGTGACTCTAATTGTCCATCTTCTGAGCTTCTCTCTTCTTTCAGATTGAAATGGGCACCTTTTAATTCTCAATCAAATGTGGCACAAACCAACAGTGCCACAAATATTAGCCACCTCCTTTTTGGTCTTTTGGGTTCTGAAAAAGCATGGCACCATAGAAAATCATACATTGAATCATGGTGGAGACCAAATGTTACAGAAGGATATCTTTTACTAGATGTTCCTCCAAAAGGTGATCTTCTCCCATGGTCCTCAAATTCACCTCCTTATAAAATATCCGATGATGTTCCAAAACTTGTTGACGAAACCAAACATGTCGATGCAACCGTTTTAAGGTTGGTTCATGGGATAATGGAGGTGTTTAGAGAGGAACATGAAGATGTAAGATGGTTAATTATGGGGGACGATGATTCGATATTTTTCTTGGATAATATGGTTGATATTCTTGCACAATATGATCATAAGAAGTACTATTATTTTGGAGGACATTCGGAATTTATATTGTCGAATTATTGGTACTCATTCAATCAAGGTTTTGGTGGAGCTGGATTCATGTTGAGTTATCCTTTGGCTAAAGCATTGGCAAAAGATATGGTTAATTGCCTAAAGAGATATAATTATTTGAATGCTGCTGATAAAACTACAATGACTTGCATAGCTGACATTGGTGTCAATCTTTCTCCTCTTCAAGGTATTCATCAGGTAAGTTTTCTCCCAACCAAAAGAAATTACTTAGTAAGTCCATTCCCGCATACCCATGGGATTGCTATCCCATCCCGCATACCAAACGTAAAAGAATATGTTAGCTAGAGGTGCTCAATTGGGGATTGTGATTTTTCACTTGTCAGTCAATGTCGAAATCCTGCCTTATTCCTTTTTGAATTTGTTGAATCGAATGATATTTCTACTCAAtttatttcttttctcttcttccttAGAATCAATCTTTTCTTTCATGGTTTAAATTCCCGAAAATTAACCATGATATACAAGTCGAATACTAAACATAGAAACAGAGCGTGCAGCTTTTGTTACTAGCATAGATTGAGCTGAAGAAAAGTTCTATCAACTAATTACGTTGATTaaatttctttcttcttcattaATACATGTTTATTAACTTATTGCAGATTGATCTACGCGGTGATTTATCAGGATTTCTATCATCCCATCCAAAATCTCTACTAATGTCACTTCACCATTTTGACATGGTTGAACCAATTTTTCCCTCAATGGATCGTGGACAATCAATATTCCACCTCCAAAATGCTGCACAATATGATCAATCACGAATGTTACAACAAACCATATGCCACCACAGGTCTAAAGGTTGGACATTTTCAGTTTCTTGGGGATACTCAGCTCATATTTATGAGAAAATTATGCCTAGAAGTTGGATACAAAATCCTATTGAAACATTTAAAACATGGCAAAAAAGTCCTAATCCACCACATTATATGTTTGATGTTAGAAGTCCTTCGTGGGATCCTTGTGAAGCTCCTCATGTATTTTTCTTCAAGTCCATTGAGAAAACACCAAGAAATGAAATTCTTACAACATATACTAGAGCATGGCCACGAGGAATAGGAGCTTGTTTGTCTGCTGGAAATCATTCTGCCGAATATGTTTCTGAAATTCATGTTTATTCATCAGCAATAAAACGTATCCAGGTAATGCTTTTCACATCCATAATCTCCTTTTGCCTTCCCCATAAATTCTCAATATAGTATATATGGAGtgtattttcttatatatataatcAAGCAATTAGTCTTAAGACAAAATATGTTTTGTTAGA
The sequence above is a segment of the Lycium barbarum isolate Lr01 chromosome 6, ASM1917538v2, whole genome shotgun sequence genome. Coding sequences within it:
- the LOC132643925 gene encoding uncharacterized protein LOC132643925, which encodes MENPKQASWIMRKIFDARKMLITGLEDLNSPEVQEKFKISKAYRALQPTWPKVHWKKLVLLKGLVPKHQFILWLAIQRKLATVDRLQKWGIQVEKNCVLCETDVEENLDHLFFQCSYSQFIWKTLMTWIGTSRQIGTWESEITWLAQRTTGRNSTCIVLGIVFAAVVYHIWQERNNRRFQRQRKEKTARVREIVLLLHIIGQNCKWKGVLDTLNSYPC
- the LOC132599634 gene encoding uncharacterized protein LOC132599634; this translates as MSTFDKSKLISISKTVLICGLVLYLGFIIFYSDSNCPSSELLSSFRLKWAPFNSQSNVAQTNSATNISHLLFGLLGSEKAWHHRKSYIESWWRPNVTEGYLLLDVPPKGDLLPWSSNSPPYKISDDVPKLVDETKHVDATVLRLVHGIMEVFREEHEDVRWLIMGDDDSIFFLDNMVDILAQYDHKKYYYFGGHSEFILSNYWYSFNQGFGGAGFMLSYPLAKALAKDMVNCLKRYNYLNAADKTTMTCIADIGVNLSPLQGIHQIDLRGDLSGFLSSHPKSLLMSLHHFDMVEPIFPSMDRGQSIFHLQNAAQYDQSRMLQQTICHHRSKGWTFSVSWGYSAHIYEKIMPRSWIQNPIETFKTWQKSPNPPHYMFDVRSPSWDPCEAPHVFFFKSIEKTPRNEILTTYTRAWPRGIGACLSAGNHSAEYVSEIHVYSSAIKRIQIDRCECCDIIHEAGSNKAEVKYRECKADEIIA